The segment TGTCTCTGGCCAAATCATGATAGATTTGTCCCACATGTAGAGATATCACTACATCAGTGAAAAATTTTTCAGCTTGAGATGGTCTGCAGTTAGTGTAGAggctttcacagaatcacagaatgggtcaacctccctgctcaagcagtgtcatcccagagcacatggcacaggattgcatccagagggttcttgaatatctccagtgagagaGATTCCACAACCTTTCttggcaatctgttccagtatGTGATCACCCACATAGTAAAGCagttcttcctcatattcaggGGGGACTTTGTATGCATCAGTTTCTGTCTGTTGCCTCCAAAAATTAAGTTTGTGTATAACCAGTGAGTGGAGCCGGCTGTGGAGCGTGGCGGACCTGCAGCTACACCAGCTTCAGCAGCTATAGCTAAGCAGAGTTCTCCTGGGTGTTCTGGTCCTAGCTGTAGCAAGAATGCTTTATCATAATGAGTTAATATGAATTAACCCTACCAGAAGTtcaatttcattaaaaatggaaattgcTGGATGTTGGGTGGCCAAGGGAATATTAACTTCAAGTTTTTCCAGGCCTTGAGGAAACATTATTTGTGATGGTTAACCCTTGTCTGGTTCATATCTGCATGACTGTATTGAACACCCCAGCTGTAGGTCTGTCCCATAAATTATCCCTTGAGCTTTCCTTGATAATGAAACTGGCATTTTAGTTGTAGACTTTTAACCCCGTCATGTTTATGTAGtcagatttttttgttaatttgtaTAATAataggagattaaaaaaaaccctgagacAACCTTTCTGTGTTAGTGGAAGatattccaaaatattttactggGTTTTTATATAATGAAAACAATAGAAAACAGTACACTTTTCAGCATGTTGGTATATAGCCTCCTTACTTTGTAGCATATTGACTCCCCAGGCAAATCTTGTGTGTCAACAGCAATAGAAATTACTGCTAGAAAAACAACACTAAGGGCCAAATATTGCAatgtgatttgcactggtgtCTGAAACCCTGCTCCAGAGACTATTGATGTTTTCTCaaaattctgtgtttttcaGCAAATAATATATAGCATGTGCCAAATTTTGGGATGATATTAAGGTAAGCTTAAATTATTGGATCAGGGAATCTTCAGTGTCTTGCACTGCACTGAGAGCTTAAATTGCACATACAAATGAGAAAGTTTTGTATTCTACTATTTCTACAGAACTTTGATACAAGTTCTTGTTGTTACAGAGCTTTTTTCCAGATCATATGATATCCTTTCCAAGTGAGACCAATGCAGCTCTAAGCCACTCTGGGATATTACAGGTATGTAATCCTTGAATGAATATGAACCAGCACAGCTCATAATTTCCCATTATCTGTGCTGTGTGAGCATATTTCCTTATTGCTGTTGGATCTGTTGCTAGGTTTTGAATAACTCAAGACATGGTTAATAACTTTTTTCCTCAAGAGATAAGAAACAATGTGACCCTTCCTAGCAGGTATTATATGTCCACACTTGGACATCCTTTAAGAGTGAAGAAGCaccaaaacaaaggaaatacAGTGAAAACATTAAATACCTTTACTGGGTATTTCAGGTGAAAGACCCTTTTCCCTTAAATAGGTGGAGGAGTGCTGAACAAACTTAGCAGCAGGCTATGGTAGGATACCAAAATACTGGTGGTGTGACACAAATGGATATAAAAAAGAGTTAAATGGTTAAACTTAACAAGTAGAAAATTTAGACTGACTAGTATGATTTGTTAGCTTGAAGGCTACTGTAGCCTTCAGAAAAAATTATGGTAGGTCACTCAGTGTTAGTCAGCTTTTAAGCAGATACAAGATTCTGATTTACAGTGGGAATAATGAAATGAAGATACAAAATGACCGTATCAGGGATCATCGTCTTACTTTcaaagaggggaaaaatgagTAATAAAGGTGGAAGCATACACATCACTCTTGTTTGCTTGTcattagaaaaattaaataatagaaGAAGAACTTCCACTGGTCTTAAGACAGCAACCCTGTGCATGAGTTTTGGGGATAAAGAATGATTGGAAAGGCAACATAACACAGGATATTTAGGgcagaaacaaaagaaacacagaaattacaGTTGAAAAAAATTCTATATGATAAGGTCTACCTTAGCATCCACCAGTAAATGAAAACCATTTTAAGTAACTAATTCTCAAAGCACTCTTTCATATTAAATAATTATATCCTTATAAAAGTGTATTTTAATCAAGATGTTAAGATTATCCCAAATATAGTAAAAAATTGTGTGAATTAGATTTGACACACACTAGATTCTGTAAGTAATTTTTACAAACCTGAATAAAATTTTTGTGATTTCAGAAGTGCTGCAAATCTAATGAAAATTGTTTCCCTTTTGCCACCTACATAATACAGATTTTGCAGTCTAGCATAAacatttaatttagaaaattctGTTCCCTATGTTAATAGaactttatatttttatgttgaTAGaacttttaatatttatatatatataaatatttatatttatgttaaaTTTTACAAATGTAATTTAGTAGTTCAAAAAATAATGAAGACTTTTATAAGAGAACTGTTTGCCATATATTCTTGTGCAGAATTTCTTTAAGCCCATATTGTGAGATTTAGAATATGTTCAAAGGTGCTAGGTAAGATTAAGAATCATGCTAAGTACATATCTAGTTACTTGCCATTTTGGTAGCTTGAAAAACATGCTGTAAACTCTCCTCTGTTGCTATTTTGTGTTGTATTGTATGCTTAATTGTATTTCATCAAATGAAACTTAATAGGCACAAAGTAGAGAATACCTTGGTGGATTGTGCAGCCATTGTGCACATTTCAGCAGAAACTGTTGGGTAAATTGTTTACAGTGAGTCACTATCTCCGTGGAAACTTTCATTAAGACAAGTTAATGGGCTGCATTATTATTTGTGATGTGCTTGGTTAAGTATCAAAAGAGACATTAGTTTGACAATTCAATGCTTACAAGTGATTAAAAAATCACTTCTGATACTTTGACATCCTTTTGTGGATTGAGCTGTAAGCAAGTAAAATGTTTTCAAGGTCTGTTTTTCTTAACTCTCATTGACAGTGGAAGACTGAGTATTTTGGCTGATGATTTTGAATCAGAGCAGATTCAAAAAATTCATTGTGGTAGAACAGAGccacaaaaccaaaagagaTGTTCATGAGTCTCCTATCCATTTAGCATGTGTTAAGTAAACGTACTGTGTGGGATATACTGAGTGTCAATGTATAGCAGAGAGAGAGGTTTAATTGCTGCCATGAATTAGCCTACAGAGGAGGTGTGTCACTGTACTGATCAGggtccagcagctctgagacacAATGCTGCATGTGCATGTGTAGTGGTAGGCAGTCTGGGTCATTTGGAACTTGCTTTAGGCTATTTTTGCAAATtggatgttttaaaatatgtcaAAAATGAACATAGTATGACAATTTTAAGATCATTATTAAGAGCCAGGCTTTCATTTCTTTAATCTCCCTGCCATAGCAAGTCCCTCTTTCCCTCACCAGTTTCTCATATGACTGCCTGCATTGCATTTCAGTCTCTTGCCAATCTCCTGAGTGTTGTTTTAATCTCCCCACTGCCTTACTCTGTCTTCCACTCTAGGTTTTGTTGGCCTCCCAGTCTAAACTTTTCAGGTGGACTGAAGTCTATAGGGGACAATAGTGAGATTCTGAATTAATTCTTCACTGGAATTACTTGGTGCTTCTGAAATTTTTCAGCAGGTTCAGGGTAAAAATCCAGCTCATTTCCAGTAGTATTGGTCTAGATCATGGCTAGCTGTCATCACATCTTTGAAGAAATCAGTCATCAAATTCAACATGGTTCACAAAGTCTAGTGTAATGATGGCTTCTTTAACTCCCTGAAACACTGCATATGTTTCAACTCCTTAGTGCTGTCTGTATCAGTGTCTGAAGGACATGGTGGCATTTGACACCACTCCACTTATCAGGGTGTATATTTCACTGTGTGGGGAAGAGGGTGCAAGTTTATTTCTGCATATTGTGTGACCAGACCAGTAGTCCCTGTCTGCAGTGTACTATCATTTAgctctcccttcttcttccaGTACTAaggatttttcttatttttatctgCATAAACAGGGATCCATTCCTTCCTTTAACAAACTTGTATGTacctccattaaaaaaaacccaacaaaacaaagagcagcaaaaaaaaaaaacccaaaaaaacaagtTGAAACAAAAAGCAACCCAAGGAAATTTTCTTTCCTACTATAATTCATTTTTGGCATTTATTACAGACATTCAGTTCTcactctgaaatatttttactgcTCATCCTTCTGACAGTTAATGGTTTTGACTACAGCTTGTTCATGTTCTATTTTCTCACATAGTCCTCAGCTGTCTTTCCTTAGAAAGGAAAAGATGGATTTAAGATTGCCTTTTTCCTAGCATTACTGCTACTTTATTTTAATTGATAGCATGGGTACAACACTGACTGTTGAAGCTTAGCATTGTATTGCTCTTCCACTTTGGTCTGCTGAGTAAGAGAAGTGTTTTTCATGACAGCATTTCTGGTTTGAAGCTCTTATGGCAGAAATCCTGGGGAAGACACTTGTGCAGGCAGGAAGCCAACCACTCCTTTTAGTTTCAGCAGAGACATTAAAGCCTAAAAAGATGCTCTTTTGTTTTTGCATACATTGGCTTGTTTAGATTTTCTTAAGGCTTTAATTTGACTTTGTTTATGGATTTTATACTTTTTCAGTTCAGCCTGCATATTTCCCACCAGTGAACCTGTTAGTACATGGCAAAAGGGAAGATGAACAGCCAGAACATGTATCAAGACCTACCCGTCTGCTTCGGTGTGGCTAAAATAGCTTTAACTGCATTTGCACAcagctgtgtgccagcagcacGTGCAGCTAGATGCACCTGAGCTTAATGCAATTGAGCTTTCAGGTGAATAGCAGTGAAGCTGCTCATAATGCAGTGCTGGTGGTGGGCTGGGCGCTGCCCTGGCCAGTGGAGCCCTGCTTGTGTTACTGCATTCACACCAGCTCAGGTTGGGCTGCAGCATCTCACTGCAAGGCAGGAAAACAATAACAGTCAAATAAACCTTGTATATCTTGGTTGGACTGTATTATTTAGTGGCCAGAGAACTTGGTGTGCTTCCAAAATAACGGTCACTTTTTCATTCTGCTGGAGTCCAGTACTGGCCAGTCCATCTCTTGTAATCTGTTGTTTCACTCCTCAAATAAGATTTTCTGGAAATAGAAGTGTGTAGGAGGAAAATTCAGCAATGAAAACTGCAGATATCGACCAGAAAACCCTTTGTGCCATACCTCTATGTAAGCCTTGACAGAATTTATGATACCACAGACCAGTCCTGGGGCAAGGTTCCTCGAAGAGCTCAGAAATAACAGATTCTGTGGCATATATGGAAATAGAAGAATTCTGGGTTAATATGTTTAGAGTCATAGCTCTGAGTAGTGTTACTAGAAGAAGAGTGATAAAAATGAATGCATTATATGGAATTAGGGTAAAGTTAACATGGTTGCTCATTTTTAGTGGGTACTTTTGCAGCAAGACTGAGTAGAACTGTCAGAGCCTCAGCAAGATAAGAGCTGTGTTGCACTCTGACAGTGTCTGATGAAATGGATGAAGAGAAGTCACTGAATATCCTGAGTAGAGGCAGGAGCTGTCTTGGGGACTGGCCCAGTCTCTCTGGTTTTGGTTCAACTAAAGCTGCTCCTTAAGCACCTTTCAGGTGCAGAGCCCTTTATTCCCTCCTTTCGAAAATGCTAATATCTGCCTGACCTGCATGGTTTGTGGTTTGCTGAGTTAATTTTAACTCAGGTAATTTAATTTCGGTGTTTGTAACATGGTGAGTGAGGGGAGggacataatttttttcttctgttgttaACACTGATTAGCAGTTTTATATAAATAGGGTCTGAGGCATGGGATCAGTACTTCTTACACTGGTTTAGTTGCAGAAGTTCACATATTGCAGAAGTAATGCTCTCATTTCAAACCATATGGTTCCATATAAATATGTAACTTGCTTAGCATACCTTGGAGTTATGTAACATTCTTACATGCCTTAAATGAGAGCTGCTGTTGATGGGATTAGATGTGATCATAACTGAATTACTCTGGTGTGATAGTGTATTTAGGAGTTATTCCCCTTAGCCCTGAGTATGTTAATGAAACACAAAGCTGATttctgaggaaaagaaaaatgcatgtCTGATACTTTCTTTCAGATGTTCCTTAGCTCCAGCACATATCCTGAGATTCATGGCTATTTGCATGCAAAGGAGCAGGGGAAGAAATCATGGAAAAAATTGTACTTTCTTTTGAGAAGATCTGGCCTTTATTTTTCCACTAAAGGTACATCTAAGgtaagggaggaaaaaaagaagagagagagcAAGAACTATGAAGTCAGAGCaaatatgtatgtatttatcATTTGTTGTAATAATAACCAAAATTTATAAGCAAATGATTAAACTTACagtgataaaaaagaaaaaaatgtagttaTTGTAGATAAAATCTAGAGAAATTTAGAGATACAAAACTGGGAAGGTGTCTTAGAAACTCTGGTTTCTTTTTGCCTGATAAGTTTGCTTCATTCTGGTTGATACTCCTCATAACATAGTACCCTgttaaaacaaattttcaaaTACTAATTAAATTTCTGTAGTATAAGTTGATGTTCTGAAAAGTGGATATGGtaattaatatataaaataataattgttACAAAATAAATTTGGGAATTCTCAACATTTGTCACTGGACAGATTTTCATGTTACTAGTTCAGATTTTTGGCAGTGGTACCTTAAGCCTTATCATATTAAACATTGGAGTTGAGAAACCTTTTACATAAACTACTCAAACCAATGTTTATTCATGTTTCGGATTTTCTGTAATTACTGGCCAAAGTTTTCATTGAGCTAGTTTGTATCCTTTGGcaaatttcttttgtttgcttcctTGACATAATTAACTTAGTGGGTAGAGATAATGGTTAGAAATGGTACTGGGCAATAATTATAACAGtatgttgtttttcagtttatggaagtttattttgttttgatgtTTGAAATGCATACTGCTCTCAAAACTTGCCTCCTACTCGAATTTTATTATTGCTTGAAACTAGTGGAAGttttttcagaaattatgtAACTTGTAGTTTTCCCCTCTGGAGGAATAAACTCTTTAACTGATTTGATTTCTCTTTCCACTGCATTATGAAATGAATATTGAGCTGCCTCTTTTTAGATTTCATGATGTCATGTTTAAAACTGCACTTTGTAAGTCTGTATTTTGGAACAGGATAACTACTGTATTCTTCCAAGTTTCTTATCTGGAGAGGCTGGCTAAAAGTAGTCTAACTGTATTACATTACTTTCTTTTTAGGAGCCAAGGCATCTGCAGTTTTTCTGTGAATTCAGCAATAGTGATATGTACATGTCTTTAACAGGCAAAAAGATTTCTGGAGCACCAACAAACTATGGATTCTGCTTTAAGGTACAAGCTTATTATTCTGATACATATTAAAGCAAGCCACAGTTTTTAGGTAAGCTTAAGTTTCTTTAAGGCTTTGAAAGCAATATTCAGCTGTCTGTTATAAAATAGGAGAATTAGTGGCTTTTATTTCAACAGGTATTATCTTCAAGATATGCTTTAATGCTAAAAAAATGTGCTGTGGCCTTCTAGCCTAACAAATCAGGAGGAACCAGAGACCTGAAACAGCTCTGTGCAGATGATGAACAAAGTAGGACCTGTTGGATGACAGCAATTAGGTTACTCaaggtaatttttttgtgtgaagTTAACTTCTTGATTAAGTGTGCTATGTGATATTTTGATGCTGTGAGTAGAGAGGTAACATCATTTTAGGTTCCCATGAAATAGCAGTATCAATTTTgtactttgaaatatttttttttcatcaccACAAGAAGAGGGAGTTCAAATCCTGGAATCATTTTAAGGGATGGAATGATGCCTCAGtcctgaaaatatttaacattAAGCATATGCTTCTGAGTAACCATGTTGAATTCAGTGAGATTGCTGAGTAATGTtgaacaaagcaacaacaataCACAACAAGGGAactttaatgtttttaaaatgtgactGTTTGTGACAAAATAGGAACAGGCCCAGTTGGTGTATTAAATGGGTAGTATTTAATGCAAAGTGTACATTTATAAAGGCAGCAGCAACAGTGATGATGTACATTTCCTTAGCCTAACAGCTTTTGTCCCTGGTTTTTAATGGTAAAAGAAGCTTGTGCTAtctttttcatctggaaaaaaCCTTACTTGGCTTAGgtttataatttaaaatgctaACCAtgttattttctggttttagtATGGGATGCAGCTGTATCAGAATTACATGCAACCATATCAAGGTAGAAgtggctgcagccctttgaATATAACACCTATGGTATGTCCCACAGTAGCTCCATGAATAAAATACATGTTTCTGCCATTGTGCTCTTTTCAAGTGACTTGTGTCAGTTACACTGCTGACCTGCTCCTTCAAAATCTTGCATGTGCCAATGCTTGCCGAATTATTTAGGGCTGCCAGAGTTGACTAGAGAGGTAATTAATTTCCTTACTTAGAACAAAAGAGTTAAAAGGCTTTCTCTTTGTAAAATCTTCAGTATTTTGGGAGTTCATTGGCTTATTACTGTTGAATGGAAAGAAGattttgaaaacaaagcaaagcagcaGGACCATAAATGCATTAAGCATTTAAGAGAAGCAAAGTGTTTAAGGTTACACATGCTGATGAATAAGTAGGTTGTAACAAATCCTTTTTGGTATACTtcctcttttaatttaaaaatatatataaaatattaagtaCTTGAGATTAATTTGAGCTGGTGTAATGCTGACTGGACTTTGGGGGAAAACCATAATTCGACTGATGGTCTGCCCTGTTTTGGAGAAAAAACAGCCTATACAAGATAACATGTCCATCTTCTCAGTTGGATAGTTGGGATTGGATGAGGTTGTCCATTTCTTAATATCTTACATTATCCCAGCTCATTATGAGTCATTTGATTTCAGACTTTTTCATGGATGATTTATATCcctttcatgttttctttttggcTAAATTGGATTAAAATTACTTATTGATGAGATCTGTGCCAATGATTTTatggtgaattttttttttagcttttattgTAGTTCTTGCTGATAAAATGCCTAAAAAATGCATTTGCTATCACAGGTATTCACAAAAGTAGTTTTCAGTGATCTTGCTAATAAGCATGGCTTATTAAGCATGTGCTTAATATGCTGCCTGTGTCTTAGTTTGTGTTATGTGAAGCTACTGCAATagccagctgctgctcttaTGATGGATCAGGGAGCCACTACTGATTCTCTCCTCTTTCACTGTTGTGTGCATTTTGGTTCCCATAGCTTCTAACAGGCAGAATCTATCCCCACTGCTAACAATGGCACTGTTTTTCTACTCGTATATAATTCATGAATAAAACAGCAAATTGAATAATCGCGGATTAAGTGCACACGCTAATGAAGGTACTTCATAAGGAAGCCACTTCCACGTTTCACATTCCTTCATTTCTCAACCATGTCAGCTACAAAGATATTCTTCCACAGTGCTAAAGGCAAACATTTTCTCTTAATTTGCccttatctttttattttcgcCAAGTTCTTTACAGGTTACAGTTACTCAGACAGACCTTAGTCTACAGTGTCAAGAATTACAGTGAACTACAGAATTGCTTCTTCCGTTTTTAGTTATATTCATGCTTGTAaccaagcaaaagaaaaaacaaaaccaaaaaaaaaaaaaaccaaaccagagctgctctggtttTGGACTGGGAAGCTTTGCTAACCCTACAGAAATCTGGGCCTCTTGTGTCCAGATGTTGCTTTAACTTATAGAGTGCTGGAACGCTCTTTTATTTATTAGATATTCCAGTGCCTGCTAACATTTGAGCCATCACAATTCTTATAGCAACTGATTTTGTAAACCTTTTGGTTTCTGAGAAACATTTTGGTGATTTTTAGGATTGTTTTGTCAAACCTCAATGTTCTTATTCAGTTTTACAAAATTGATCTTCACAAGCATTTTTTTATAACAGATGCTGCAGGTATTGAGTCTGTGATTAGAGTTAGAAGGGATGTATTAAAATAGAAGTTATACTCCATAGAAATTGCTGTTTTCAATGCTTAAATATGGTAAACTGAATGGAAATTTATATAGCAAACATATAAAGCTGACATACTtctaatgaaatattttgaatattttttaattggaTCATGATGTataataattttgtattttacctttttttccctgttactTGGACATCTTAATAACAGTTTCCTGACTTGTTTTGACATGGAAAGGGCTAGTTAcagttaaaaatataaatacagttTATGGTAAAGTGATGTATTTGTCATCCATTGCAGTAATGTAGAAAGATGGTCTGTCCTGCCAGACTGTAAAATTGAGCTTTGCAGCAGCATACTGGAATTATAAATGCTCCCTAGGGTAAAATGAGTTTGGCTCTGAAGAGAAACACTGCCAATACTTGAAATATCCCTTACAAAACATAATGTTTTCTCAGAAGCTTGCTTTTAAATTATGAATCTTTTAAAAAGTGAGTaaactaaatttatttttctttgttgcaGAGAAGCATTTCAGAAAATTCTTTAGTAGCAATGGATTTCTCAGGACACAGAAGCAGAATTATAGAAAATCCAACAGAAGCCCTTTCAGTTGCAGTTGAAGAAGGATTAGCGTGGCGGGTATAAATACCTTTGATTTATTAGAATAGTGTTTTctggtttggtggggttttttttttttgtttgtttggttgtttttttgtttgtttgtttggttggtttttttaacaaaagaGCTTTGAAGTCATGTTTTTGCTTCTCTCTCATACAGAGGAGAGGGTGTCTCCGACTCAACTCACATGGTAGTCCTATTGCTATGTCTAACATGGGTATGTGTGAGTTAATTCCTTGCCAGAGATATTCAATAACTGGTTCTTTCAATaaagggaaaatgttttttcaCTGATCTTTTTTTCTACAGCTATACACAGATCTCAGTCATGGTTTCATCATAAAATCTCTAGAGAGGAGGCTCAGAGACTTATTTTGCAGCATGGACTTGTAGATGGGTAAGTTAATTCTCTACATGGCTTCTCTGAGACGTGTTTCTAGCCAACAACTCTTATTTTCATGTACCGCTTAGTGGGGGGAGATGGAGCAAGGAGTTTGCACTTGCCTAATAGGAATAAAAATTCTTTTATGTAGTGCTATCTGGGGATCTGTTGGTTTGTATTTATATCATTTGGAAACCATGAAGTGGTGATCTAGGACTTAGATTCTGTCACTGACCGATTGCTTATGTCCATTCAGAGCCAAGCACCAGAGCTGTGTCCTTGCACAGGATTCTCTGGAGCTGTCAGCCTTGGCACCACTGTCTTTTGTATCTCTGTTAGTGATGAAAGAGTGAAAGAAAGCTTGAAAACAGTATTCTAAGATGAactgtgctgggacagagacTGAAAAAAGTATGCTTTTTTCTCATGAATTGACTAAAAATTGTGTAATCCTTTAATAGTAAACAATAGATGTTAGGATAagactttaatttttaaatatttcattcaaataataattttaaaaaatgacaaaGCAAGTAGGTATTTTATGTTCAAATCCTCCTGCTTTTCATTCCTGCAATTTTATCCTTAGTCCTGTATTAAATTTAAACTTGGGCCTCCTTCATTCAATGAGTAATTCCATAAGAAACTCAGTTTCTTTGAGTCTGTTTCCAGTTAGGTACCTGGATCATCTGATTGGTGGTTAAATTCCTTCAGTTTTAGATTAAGTATGTTGTAATATTGTTTTCTACATCTACAGAAAGggctccaggggaaaaaaaaaaagtaaaggaaaggaaagggagacAAACCCAGAACAGGGATGATTAATTTGacttccactttttttttaatttctggggTCATGTTTTTAAGCCTGGCTTATCATCTTGAAGCTGGTTCTGTGCTTTGCATTTAATTTTGCAATTGTTAAAAGAGAGGGCCGGGACACGGGGATGAGTGTCCAACATGTATTTCTGGATAGGATGTCAGTCTACGCCTGATGCATCTTTCAGTGTATTTCTTACACACACACTGAAATGAGAAAGTGAATACCTTGCTAGCATTGGTTTAGTACAGTGTTGTTATATTCTTGGAGCCATTCATAGCTGTGCAGTGGGATTTTGAGGAGGATGAAACTTTTGTGTGGACTATCTAGAATTATTTAGAACATTGGTAGTAGGAGTGCTCATGTGCTGTCAGATACATATTCAGGAGTTACAGTGAAGTAATGAACACATGACATCGTGTGACATCATTTTGATCAGCTGAAAGCATGAATTATCACCAGAAATGCAGCCAtctttaatgagaaaaatgaaCTTCAGTTTCTGGGAGTGAGGGCAGAGAAATAATCCATGTTGAGCCTTTCACGGTGATCCTGAGCAAGGAGTTCTCATGCATATATGACAAGGGAGTTGGGCTT is part of the Passer domesticus isolate bPasDom1 chromosome 10, bPasDom1.hap1, whole genome shotgun sequence genome and harbors:
- the GRB14 gene encoding growth factor receptor-bound protein 14 isoform X6, whose protein sequence is MNLSSRRVTLPAVMPITLQKRVIKVYSEDDTSRALEVPSDITARDVCQLLILKNHYVDDHSWTLFEQLTHTGLGRAIEDHELVMEVQSNWVMEEETKLYFRKNYAKYEFFKNPLSFFPDHMISFPSETNAALSHSGILQMFLSSSTYPEIHGYLHAKEQGKKSWKKLYFLLRRSGLYFSTKGTSKEPRHLQFFCEFSNSDMYMSLTGKKISGAPTNYGFCFKPNKSGGTRDLKQLCADDEQSRTCWMTAIRLLKYGMQLYQNYMQPYQGRSGCSPLNITPMRSISENSLVAMDFSGHRSRIIENPTEALSVAVEEGLAWRRRGCLRLNSHGSPIAMSNMAIHRSQSWFHHKISREEAQRLILQHGLVDGVFLVRDSQSNPKTFVLSLSHGLKIKHFQIVPLEDDGKLFYTLDDGHTRFTDLIQLVEFYQLNKGVLPCKLKHYCARIAL
- the GRB14 gene encoding growth factor receptor-bound protein 14 isoform X7, which gives rise to MLEMSVYSVIKVYSEDDTSRALEVPSDITARDVCQLLILKNHYVDDHSWTLFEQLTHTGLGRAIEDHELVMEVQSNWVMEEETKLYFRKNYAKYEFFKNPLSFFPDHMISFPSETNAALSHSGILQMFLSSSTYPEIHGYLHAKEQGKKSWKKLYFLLRRSGLYFSTKGTSKEPRHLQFFCEFSNSDMYMSLTGKKISGAPTNYGFCFKPNKSGGTRDLKQLCADDEQSRTCWMTAIRLLKYGMQLYQNYMQPYQGRSGCSPLNITPMRSISENSLVAMDFSGHRSRIIENPTEALSVAVEEGLAWRRRGCLRLNSHGSPIAMSNMAIHRSQSWFHHKISREEAQRLILQHGLVDGVFLVRDSQSNPKTFVLSLSHGLKIKHFQIVPLEDDGKLFYTLDDGHTRFTDLIQLVEFYQLNKGVLPCKLKHYCARIAL
- the GRB14 gene encoding growth factor receptor-bound protein 14 isoform X5, with translation MNPHHFGEDFLRKKKGDSILENPSIPNPFPELCCSPFASVLSASLLPKATSRKKQSFYLLQVIKVYSEDDTSRALEVPSDITARDVCQLLILKNHYVDDHSWTLFEQLTHTGLGRAIEDHELVMEVQSNWVMEEETKLYFRKNYAKYEFFKNPLSFFPDHMISFPSETNAALSHSGILQMFLSSSTYPEIHGYLHAKEQGKKSWKKLYFLLRRSGLYFSTKGTSKEPRHLQFFCEFSNSDMYMSLTGKKISGAPTNYGFCFKPNKSGGTRDLKQLCADDEQSRTCWMTAIRLLKYGMQLYQNYMQPYQGRSGCSPLNITPMRSISENSLVAMDFSGHRSRIIENPTEALSVAVEEGLAWRRRGCLRLNSHGSPIAMSNMAIHRSQSWFHHKISREEAQRLILQHGLVDGVFLVRDSQSNPKTFVLSLSHGLKIKHFQIVPLEDDGKLFYTLDDGHTRFTDLIQLVEFYQLNKGVLPCKLKHYCARIAL
- the GRB14 gene encoding growth factor receptor-bound protein 14 isoform X3 — protein: MHRAPGCGRTGVLGPPPAGPSLLKSRCSATRRKKKGDSILENPSIPNPFPELCCSPFASVLSASLLPKATSRKKQSFYLLQVIKVYSEDDTSRALEVPSDITARDVCQLLILKNHYVDDHSWTLFEQLTHTGLGRAIEDHELVMEVQSNWVMEEETKLYFRKNYAKYEFFKNPLSFFPDHMISFPSETNAALSHSGILQMFLSSSTYPEIHGYLHAKEQGKKSWKKLYFLLRRSGLYFSTKGTSKEPRHLQFFCEFSNSDMYMSLTGKKISGAPTNYGFCFKPNKSGGTRDLKQLCADDEQSRTCWMTAIRLLKYGMQLYQNYMQPYQGRSGCSPLNITPMRSISENSLVAMDFSGHRSRIIENPTEALSVAVEEGLAWRRRGCLRLNSHGSPIAMSNMAIHRSQSWFHHKISREEAQRLILQHGLVDGVFLVRDSQSNPKTFVLSLSHGLKIKHFQIVPLEDDGKLFYTLDDGHTRFTDLIQLVEFYQLNKGVLPCKLKHYCARIAL